In Paenibacillus sp. FSL M7-0420, a single genomic region encodes these proteins:
- a CDS encoding sortase → MKIRSGFTLAVKLIFLLSVCVMLYSAFQILQAPAEAREALRIWDKKREEAQNPVSSEEEIPLPEGMVSSAEAPRGDKPAYIAGEVIGEIFFPKLKKRVAILEGTGRAELNQGAGHDEASAAPGASGNSVLAGHRDTVFRSLGELEPGDTLELATADGTFTYEVTGSRIVDGDARGAIKPSNDPVLTLITCYPFSYVGSAPDRYLLSAKLVSSQLPGQQP, encoded by the coding sequence TCTTCCTGCTCTCTGTATGCGTTATGCTGTATTCCGCCTTCCAGATCCTCCAAGCGCCCGCCGAAGCCCGCGAAGCCCTGAGAATCTGGGACAAAAAGAGGGAGGAAGCCCAGAATCCCGTAAGCTCCGAAGAAGAAATACCACTGCCTGAAGGTATGGTCAGCAGCGCGGAAGCACCAAGGGGTGACAAACCCGCTTATATAGCGGGCGAGGTAATTGGAGAGATCTTTTTTCCGAAGCTTAAAAAGCGGGTAGCCATTCTGGAGGGAACCGGACGGGCGGAGCTTAACCAGGGCGCCGGACACGATGAGGCAAGCGCCGCCCCGGGCGCCTCAGGGAACAGCGTCCTGGCCGGACATCGTGACACTGTCTTCCGCAGCCTCGGGGAGCTGGAGCCCGGAGACACGCTTGAGCTTGCGACAGCAGATGGAACTTTTACCTATGAAGTGACCGGCAGCCGGATTGTTGATGGAGATGCACGGGGAGCAATTAAGCCCAGCAATGACCCCGTACTCACCTTGATTACCTGTTACCCGTTCTCTTATGTAGGCTCAGCGCCCGACCGCTACCTGCTCTCGGCCAAGCTCGTCTCCAGCCAGCTGCCGGGGCAGCAACCATAG
- the pepT gene encoding peptidase T, translated as MKEELIRRFVSYAEMDTQSNEDSETCPSTPGQMVLAHKLAEELQELGLTEITVDEHAYVMASLPANTDKEVPVIGFLAHLDTATDFTGTNVKPQIVENYDGQDLVLNEAQNIIMSTKSFPELSGYKGHTLITTDGTTLLGADNKAGIAEIMTAMAYLLAHPEIKHGKIRVAFTPDEEIGRGPHKFDVAAFGASYAYTVDGGPLGELEYESFNAAAAKITFHGVNVHPGTAKGKMIHSSKIAMAFHLRLPAGEAPEFTDGYEGFYHLISMQGSAEHSKLHYIIRDFDRDSFENRKSNISAIVEEFKSTYGADNIVLEMNDQYYNMREKIEPVRHIVDIAREAMEGLGITPVIRPIRGGTDGSQLSYMGLPTPNIFTGGENFHGKFEYASVDVMLKAVQVIVEIARLAEQKA; from the coding sequence TTGAAGGAAGAGTTAATTAGACGTTTTGTATCGTATGCTGAAATGGATACCCAATCGAATGAGGACAGCGAGACCTGCCCGTCCACTCCAGGCCAAATGGTACTGGCACATAAGCTGGCAGAGGAGCTGCAGGAGCTGGGACTGACGGAGATTACGGTGGACGAGCATGCCTATGTCATGGCCTCTTTGCCCGCCAACACAGATAAAGAGGTTCCGGTAATCGGCTTCCTGGCCCATCTGGATACCGCTACAGATTTCACCGGCACGAATGTGAAGCCGCAGATTGTAGAGAACTATGACGGGCAGGATCTGGTGCTGAATGAAGCCCAGAATATTATCATGTCCACGAAGAGCTTCCCGGAGCTGAGCGGCTACAAGGGCCATACGCTGATTACGACCGACGGCACCACCCTGCTGGGGGCGGACAACAAGGCGGGCATCGCTGAGATCATGACGGCTATGGCCTATCTGCTGGCGCATCCGGAGATTAAGCATGGCAAGATCCGGGTCGCTTTTACCCCCGATGAAGAAATCGGCCGCGGCCCGCATAAGTTCGACGTTGCCGCCTTCGGCGCTTCCTATGCCTACACCGTGGACGGAGGCCCGCTTGGGGAGCTGGAATATGAGAGCTTCAATGCCGCCGCCGCCAAAATCACCTTCCACGGAGTCAATGTCCATCCCGGTACAGCCAAGGGCAAGATGATCCATTCGTCCAAAATCGCCATGGCCTTCCATCTCCGTCTGCCCGCCGGTGAAGCCCCGGAGTTCACAGACGGCTACGAGGGGTTCTACCACCTGATCTCCATGCAAGGCAGTGCCGAACACAGCAAGCTGCATTACATTATCCGTGATTTTGACCGCGACAGCTTCGAGAACCGCAAATCGAATATTTCCGCAATTGTGGAGGAATTCAAATCTACGTACGGGGCGGACAACATCGTGCTGGAGATGAATGACCAATACTATAATATGCGCGAGAAAATCGAGCCCGTCCGGCATATCGTCGATATCGCCCGGGAAGCGATGGAGGGTCTGGGAATCACGCCGGTTATCCGGCCGATCCGTGGAGGAACTGACGGCTCACAGCTCTCTTATATGGGGCTGCCTACACCGAATATATTCACCGGAGGCGAGAATTTCCACGGCAAATTTGAATACGCCTCTGTTGACGTAATGCTGAAGGCTGTACAGGTTATCGTTGAGATTGCCCGTCTGGCGGAGCAGAAAGCGTAA
- a CDS encoding NADH-dependent flavin oxidoreductase, translating into MKTEYSPLLETFKFKNGIELKNRVVMAPMTNFSSNEDGTVSRPELDYYIRRSGGAGMVITACVYVSRGGKGFPGEFGADHDGLIPSLRELAEAIKGEGAKAVLQIFHGGRQCPPEQLVDGQPVSASDVPAELPGGGQGTVPRPLTDEEITGIIADFGEATRRAIEAGFDGVEIHGANGYLLQQFFSPHSNRREDRWGGDLQKRLAFPLAVLRSVKAAVKQHAEGAFLVGYRFSPEEPETPGITMAETFALIDALTAEGLDYLHASLMELWSLPHRGTEDSRPRIEQIVDRAGGKAPVIGVGSLYSAADALKSLDSGISLVALGRPLLIEPDWVQKLAGGRADEIKTELDPNAQTELVIPDYLWGALVNTPGWLPVKQ; encoded by the coding sequence CTGAAGACAGAATATAGCCCGCTGCTGGAGACGTTCAAATTCAAGAACGGGATTGAACTGAAGAACCGCGTGGTCATGGCGCCGATGACTAATTTCTCCTCGAATGAGGATGGAACTGTCTCCCGGCCGGAGCTGGATTATTATATCCGCCGTTCGGGCGGGGCGGGGATGGTTATTACCGCGTGTGTCTATGTCTCACGCGGCGGGAAGGGCTTCCCGGGCGAATTCGGAGCTGACCATGACGGGCTGATTCCAAGCCTGCGTGAGCTGGCGGAGGCCATCAAGGGCGAAGGAGCGAAGGCCGTGCTCCAGATCTTCCATGGCGGACGCCAATGCCCGCCGGAGCAGCTGGTTGACGGGCAGCCTGTCAGTGCAAGCGATGTGCCGGCTGAGCTGCCGGGCGGCGGACAGGGTACGGTTCCGCGCCCGCTGACAGACGAAGAGATTACCGGAATTATCGCTGATTTCGGTGAAGCGACGCGCCGGGCGATCGAGGCCGGCTTCGATGGCGTCGAGATTCACGGTGCGAACGGATATCTGCTGCAGCAGTTCTTCTCGCCGCATTCCAACAGACGCGAAGACCGCTGGGGCGGGGATCTGCAGAAGCGGCTCGCCTTCCCGCTGGCCGTTCTGCGCAGTGTCAAGGCTGCGGTGAAGCAGCATGCAGAGGGTGCATTCCTCGTAGGCTACCGCTTCTCGCCTGAAGAGCCGGAGACGCCGGGGATTACGATGGCGGAGACCTTTGCCCTAATCGATGCACTGACAGCGGAAGGGCTGGATTACCTGCATGCCTCCCTTATGGAGCTGTGGTCGCTGCCGCACCGGGGAACGGAGGACAGCCGTCCGCGCATTGAGCAGATCGTAGACCGGGCGGGAGGCAAGGCTCCGGTAATTGGCGTAGGCTCGCTCTACTCTGCCGCCGATGCCCTGAAGAGTCTGGACAGCGGCATCAGCCTGGTGGCCCTGGGCCGCCCGCTGCTGATTGAACCGGACTGGGTGCAGAAGCTGGCCGGGGGCCGGGCCGATGAGATTAAGACAGAGCTTGATCCGAACGCCCAGACAGAGCTTGTGATCCCGGATTACCTCTGGGGAGCACTGGTGAACACGCCGGGCTGGCTGCCGGTTAAGCAATAA
- a CDS encoding winged helix-turn-helix transcriptional regulator: MATEIKDRINLKEINCEKELTLAVIGGKWKLIILWHLGLEGTKRFSELKKLIPHITQKMLTNQLRELEEDQLVFRQVYAEVPPRVEYSLTEYGHTLMPVLRMMYDWGKNYGEQVIWKDAPHCDR, translated from the coding sequence TTGGCAACTGAAATTAAAGACCGTATCAACCTGAAGGAGATCAACTGCGAGAAGGAGCTTACGCTCGCTGTGATCGGCGGCAAGTGGAAGCTGATTATTCTGTGGCACCTGGGTCTGGAAGGGACCAAGCGGTTCAGTGAATTGAAGAAGCTGATTCCCCATATCACCCAGAAAATGCTGACCAATCAGCTTCGCGAGCTGGAGGAGGATCAGCTGGTATTCAGGCAGGTATATGCGGAGGTTCCACCGCGGGTAGAATACTCCCTGACAGAGTATGGACATACGCTGATGCCGGTGCTGCGTATGATGTATGACTGGGGCAAGAATTACGGGGAACAGGTGATCTGGAAAGATGCACCTCACTGTGATAGATAG
- the hxlB gene encoding 6-phospho-3-hexuloisomerase gives MDTQHYAKEIVKELEGSVSGLNAGEGEALTELLLRAGQIFVAGAGRSGLMGRAFAMRLMQAGRTAYVVGETVTPGIGPGDVLVLGSGSGETKGLVSMAEKAKAIGAAVVLVTIQPDSTIGRLADYTVKLPGAPKERPDGGYTTLQPMASLFEQTLLVFYDAVILRIMEQTGQTSGRMFGKHANLE, from the coding sequence ATGGACACGCAGCATTACGCAAAGGAGATTGTGAAGGAGCTGGAAGGCTCCGTCTCCGGGTTGAATGCCGGAGAAGGCGAGGCACTGACGGAGCTGCTGCTGCGCGCAGGCCAGATCTTCGTGGCCGGTGCCGGGCGTTCCGGCCTGATGGGCCGGGCCTTCGCCATGCGGCTGATGCAGGCCGGGCGGACAGCTTATGTGGTCGGAGAGACAGTAACGCCGGGCATTGGCCCCGGCGATGTGCTTGTACTGGGTTCCGGCTCAGGCGAGACGAAGGGACTAGTCTCCATGGCTGAGAAAGCCAAGGCAATCGGAGCAGCTGTAGTCCTCGTAACCATTCAGCCGGATTCGACGATCGGACGTCTCGCAGATTATACAGTTAAGCTGCCTGGCGCTCCGAAGGAACGGCCGGACGGCGGCTATACTACGCTGCAGCCGATGGCCTCCTTGTTTGAACAGACGCTGCTTGTATTCTATGATGCAGTCATTCTGCGGATCATGGAGCAGACGGGGCAGACCTCCGGCCGGATGTTCGGCAAGCATGCCAATTTGGAATAG
- the hxlA gene encoding 3-hexulose-6-phosphate synthase, with translation MKLQLALDLVDIAGAKAVVAEVAESIDIVEIGTPVVINEGLHAVKAIKEAFPALTVLADLKIMDAGGYEVMKAVEAGAGIVTVLGVSDDSTIRGAVEEAKKTGAEILVDLINVKDLKARAAEVDALGVDYVCVHSGYDHQAEGKNSFADLRDIKSVVTRAKTAIAGGIKLSTLPEVIAAQPDLVIVGGGITSEADMKATAAEMKRLVSQA, from the coding sequence ATGAAATTACAGTTAGCACTCGATCTGGTGGATATTGCCGGAGCCAAGGCGGTTGTTGCAGAGGTTGCCGAATCTATAGATATCGTTGAGATTGGAACACCGGTCGTTATTAATGAGGGGCTGCATGCGGTAAAAGCGATCAAGGAAGCCTTTCCGGCGCTTACGGTGCTGGCCGATCTCAAAATCATGGATGCTGGCGGATACGAGGTCATGAAGGCAGTGGAAGCGGGCGCGGGCATCGTGACTGTGCTGGGCGTATCCGATGATTCGACGATCCGCGGCGCGGTAGAGGAAGCCAAGAAGACCGGTGCTGAGATCCTGGTCGATCTGATTAACGTGAAGGATCTCAAAGCCAGAGCCGCTGAAGTGGATGCGCTGGGTGTGGATTATGTCTGCGTGCATTCCGGCTATGATCATCAGGCTGAAGGCAAGAATTCCTTCGCGGATCTGAGAGACATCAAGAGCGTGGTTACCCGGGCCAAAACGGCAATTGCCGGCGGCATTAAGCTGAGCACACTGCCTGAAGTGATTGCTGCGCAGCCTGATCTGGTAATCGTGGGCGGCGGCATTACTAGTGAAGCCGACATGAAGGCAACTGCGGCGGAAATGAAGCGCCTTGTCAGCCAGGCTTAA
- a CDS encoding MATE family efflux transporter, with the protein MEASKPKTFNLMKLTWPIFLELFLFMLMGSMDTFMISSVSDDAVSGVGAANQIIAIAILALSVIGNGAAIVVSQYLGSKQPKEAARVIGNAVTLNLAVGIILSTVMLLLGGHLLQALNVKGDILAYARSYINIVGGAIFLQALINALAATIRTHGFTKQTMAVSLLMNVIHVGGNYLLIFGHFGLPALGVEGAAVSTVISRSIALLIFFLLLYRIMEVRVKWSYYVHLSKKYVLQILKIGIPSAFESVMYQCCQLVFTLYITYLGAEAMATRQYAVNISNYIFLFSVAVAMGTSIIVGHLVGAKRTQEAYSRVFTSVKWALLVTVLMDLIVILFRKPLLGLFTDNELISAMGAQVILLSFFLETGRTCNLVIINSLRASGDAKFPVYMGMISMVCMSLPLGYFLVFTLDLGLAGVWLATAFDEWVRAVIMYFRWKSRAWEKHGLIQHEPPEAAPAAPAH; encoded by the coding sequence ATGGAAGCAAGTAAGCCCAAGACATTCAACTTAATGAAGCTGACCTGGCCGATCTTCCTGGAGCTGTTCCTGTTCATGCTCATGGGCAGTATGGATACCTTCATGATCAGCTCTGTGTCCGATGATGCGGTCTCCGGTGTCGGAGCGGCCAATCAGATTATTGCCATAGCCATTCTGGCGCTTAGTGTCATCGGGAACGGCGCGGCGATCGTCGTGTCGCAATACCTCGGCTCCAAGCAGCCCAAAGAAGCCGCCAGAGTGATCGGCAATGCAGTTACCCTGAATCTTGCGGTAGGGATTATACTCAGCACAGTCATGCTGCTGCTCGGAGGCCATCTGCTGCAGGCGCTGAACGTGAAGGGTGACATTCTCGCCTACGCCCGCTCGTATATCAACATTGTCGGAGGCGCGATCTTCCTGCAGGCCCTCATCAACGCGCTGGCCGCCACCATCCGGACCCACGGCTTCACCAAGCAGACGATGGCGGTATCGCTGCTGATGAACGTTATCCATGTCGGCGGCAACTATCTGCTGATCTTCGGCCATTTCGGGCTGCCTGCGCTCGGCGTGGAGGGTGCGGCCGTGTCAACTGTGATCAGCCGCTCCATCGCTCTCTTGATCTTCTTCCTGCTGCTCTACCGCATTATGGAGGTACGAGTGAAATGGAGCTATTACGTTCACCTCTCCAAGAAATACGTGCTGCAGATTCTCAAAATCGGTATTCCGTCCGCCTTCGAATCAGTAATGTACCAGTGCTGCCAGCTAGTCTTCACCCTGTACATCACCTATTTGGGGGCCGAGGCCATGGCAACCCGCCAGTATGCGGTTAATATCTCGAACTACATCTTCCTGTTCAGCGTAGCGGTGGCAATGGGGACCTCAATTATTGTAGGGCATCTTGTAGGTGCAAAACGGACGCAGGAGGCTTACTCACGGGTGTTCACCAGTGTAAAGTGGGCACTGCTGGTCACAGTCCTCATGGACCTGATCGTCATTCTGTTCCGCAAGCCGCTGCTGGGCCTGTTCACGGATAATGAGCTGATTAGCGCCATGGGCGCCCAGGTCATCCTGCTCAGCTTCTTCCTGGAGACCGGACGGACCTGCAATCTGGTCATTATCAACTCGTTGCGCGCGTCGGGCGATGCCAAGTTCCCGGTCTACATGGGCATGATTTCCATGGTGTGCATGAGTCTGCCGCTGGGCTACTTCCTGGTGTTCACACTTGATCTGGGTCTGGCCGGGGTATGGCTGGCCACAGCGTTCGACGAATGGGTGCGGGCCGTCATTATGTACTTCCGCTGGAAAAGCAGAGCCTGGGAGAAGCATGGCCTGATCCAGCACGAACCGCCGGAAGCCGCCCCGGCAGCTCCGGCACACTAA
- a CDS encoding extracellular solute-binding protein, with translation MRRKHMTKGLLLACIWLLVLTGCGSAGDNNSELAATGASSPKITIHMMHIWPAGLSAQQYKLVSQIIAEYEKEHPGIIIRQDVLENEQYKSKLKVLSASNDLPDVGITWAAGFMEPYVRGGLFAPLDDILHGGQLKDKFLKSTTESYVVDNKTYALPLEMNISPIFYNKEIFAQYNLQVPSTYEEFKAVVRALSSHGVPPVGLGNKDRWTGSLWYMYLADRIAGSETLKRATKGMGYFDDPGLVQAAAEVQNLVDMNAFNNGFNGLSYDEGKSEFMEEKAAMYLTGTWELPNFTTNPEIPQAFKDKVGFFKFPTVEGGKGNSGDWVGGPGVGLFVAESSRVKEEAKAFVEYFVFKWGEASVTSAGVIPATKVDTTNEELPQLYVDLLNELNNAGSITLFADVQMKPNAAQVHLDMIQALFGKAVTPEQFAARHKVAVAKGN, from the coding sequence ATGCGAAGGAAACACATGACCAAGGGGCTGCTCCTGGCCTGCATCTGGCTGCTTGTTCTGACAGGCTGCGGCTCTGCGGGAGACAATAATAGTGAGCTTGCAGCTACCGGTGCCTCTTCTCCCAAAATAACCATTCATATGATGCACATCTGGCCCGCCGGACTCTCCGCGCAGCAGTATAAGCTGGTCAGCCAGATTATCGCAGAATATGAGAAGGAGCATCCGGGTATCATCATCAGGCAGGATGTGCTGGAGAATGAGCAGTATAAAAGCAAGCTCAAGGTGCTCTCCGCTTCCAATGACCTTCCCGATGTGGGCATAACCTGGGCAGCCGGCTTCATGGAGCCTTATGTAAGAGGCGGATTATTCGCTCCGCTGGATGACATCCTGCATGGCGGGCAGCTTAAGGATAAGTTCCTGAAGAGCACTACAGAGTCTTATGTTGTCGATAACAAGACCTATGCGCTGCCTCTGGAGATGAACATCTCACCGATCTTTTATAATAAAGAGATCTTCGCCCAATATAATCTTCAGGTGCCTTCAACGTATGAGGAGTTCAAGGCAGTTGTGAGAGCGCTCTCCAGTCATGGTGTGCCTCCGGTGGGGCTGGGCAATAAGGACCGGTGGACAGGCTCGCTCTGGTATATGTATCTGGCGGACCGTATTGCCGGAAGTGAGACGCTCAAGCGGGCAACGAAGGGGATGGGATATTTCGATGATCCCGGACTGGTGCAGGCTGCGGCGGAAGTGCAGAACCTCGTCGATATGAACGCCTTCAACAACGGCTTCAACGGCTTGTCGTATGATGAGGGCAAATCGGAATTCATGGAAGAAAAGGCGGCCATGTACCTGACCGGTACCTGGGAGCTGCCCAACTTCACGACCAACCCGGAGATTCCGCAGGCCTTCAAGGACAAGGTCGGCTTCTTCAAATTCCCTACAGTGGAAGGCGGGAAGGGGAATTCGGGGGACTGGGTAGGCGGTCCGGGTGTCGGACTGTTCGTAGCGGAATCGTCGAGGGTGAAGGAGGAGGCCAAGGCTTTTGTCGAATACTTTGTCTTCAAATGGGGCGAGGCTTCAGTGACGAGTGCGGGGGTGATTCCGGCGACCAAGGTCGATACCACGAATGAGGAGCTGCCGCAGCTATACGTGGATCTGCTGAATGAATTGAACAATGCCGGCAGTATTACCCTGTTCGCGGATGTGCAGATGAAGCCGAATGCTGCCCAGGTCCATCTGGATATGATCCAGGCGCTGTTCGGCAAAGCAGTCACGCCGGAGCAGTTCGCAGCCAGACATAAGGTTGCAGTAGCCAAGGGGAACTGA
- a CDS encoding response regulator transcription factor: protein MSLGNKTILIVDDEPRTRQGIKQTLEVWAAGRYIVETCDNGVEARERLRQERVHLLITDVRMPEVSGLDLIHSLQEAPRKPVIIVISGYAEFDYVQQAMRLGAVNYLLKPLDKSELLTVVEDALKREEEQQRHVKLEKLVDHKLLEIDPEQAGMGQPVKEAIAYVEQHLHEQLTMAEVAGMIHLNASYFSVLFKEQAGVSFTEYLSRLRIQRAKELLLQTALPVGEIGERVGYRTDKYFIKVFKSLEAISPSRYRQQMKGGAQEIK from the coding sequence GGATTAAGCAGACGCTGGAAGTATGGGCGGCAGGCCGGTATATCGTGGAGACCTGCGACAACGGGGTGGAAGCGCGCGAGCGGCTGCGGCAGGAGCGCGTTCACCTGCTGATCACAGATGTGCGCATGCCGGAGGTGAGCGGGCTGGATCTGATCCATTCGCTGCAGGAAGCTCCCCGGAAGCCGGTGATCATTGTCATCTCCGGCTATGCGGAGTTCGATTATGTGCAGCAGGCGATGCGGCTGGGGGCAGTCAATTATCTGCTGAAGCCGCTGGACAAGTCCGAGCTGCTGACAGTGGTCGAGGATGCGCTGAAGCGGGAGGAGGAGCAGCAGCGCCATGTGAAGCTGGAGAAGCTGGTGGATCACAAGCTGCTGGAGATTGACCCGGAGCAGGCCGGGATGGGGCAGCCGGTTAAGGAGGCCATTGCCTATGTGGAGCAGCATTTGCACGAACAGCTGACGATGGCTGAGGTAGCGGGGATGATTCACCTGAATGCCAGCTATTTCAGCGTGCTGTTCAAGGAGCAGGCGGGGGTCTCCTTCACGGAATATCTGTCCCGTCTGCGGATTCAGCGGGCGAAGGAGTTATTGCTCCAGACCGCGCTGCCGGTCGGGGAGATTGGAGAGCGTGTAGGGTATCGGACGGATAAATATTTCATTAAGGTTTTCAAGTCCTTGGAGGCGATAAGCCCGAGCCGGTACCGTCAGCAGATGAAGGGCGGAGCGCAGGAAATCAAATAA